The genomic segment CTCGGTCCCCATACGCTGTTGTTCGAACGTGAACAGCGGTTTCTCAAACAACGGGTCACGTCGGGCAATCTCCTCGCGCAAGATCTCCACTTGCGCGTGTTGACACCCGAGTGAGAGGACGGTGGCGCCGGCCACATTCGGATGCACCAGGTAGCCAGCCAGCAACCCGCACAGTGCGCGCGTGTCCTGTCGTGTGCCGCCGCATCCGCCTTCGTGCGTCAGGAAGCGAATCCCGTCGAGGTTGGGGAATACACGCATCGCCTCGGCGCCGAGCGCGCGCGCATCGGCCGGTGGAGGATCGAGCGTCTCGCCGCGCTGGTACCGCGCCACCATCTCGCGCACGGCCTGACGATGCACCTCGGGCTGCCCATACCCGAGCTCGCGATCGAACGCCTCCTGCAGGGCGCGCACGTTGCGGTTCTCGCAAAACACCAGCGGCAGCACAAGCCAGAGATTGCGTGTCCCGATGCGTCCGTCGGCCCGATGATAGCCATCGAACGAGCGCGTGGTGAAGCGCGACGTGTCGGGTGCGCGCCAAGGGCGCGCGACCGGGACGGTGAGGTCGATCGCGGCGGCATCGTGGCGCACGTTTGCCGTGGTGAGTGCGGCGCCAAGAGGAATGGGTTGAGTGGCCCGGCCCACGAGGACACCGTACATGACGATCGGATCGCCGACGGCCAGGTGGCGCAGGGCGACTTTGTGTTTTGCCGGGACGGCAGTGATCAGTGTCAGCGAGCCGGTCTCGTGCGCAACCGTGGTGTCGGCGGCGAGATCGGACAACGCGACGAGGACCGTGTCGTCGGGGTGGATTCGGAGGAGTCGGCGCGGGGTCACGAGCGGGAACTGGGCATTCGCGAACATAGAGAATTCACCCCACCGCCGCGAGGTGCGGACTGGCCGACGGCTCGTATCGAGAAAGTGTATCGCTTAGGTATTGACCTAAGTGTATGACTCTGCAATATTGTCGGTATGCGACTCGCCACCGAGCCAATCGACAACGTCTTCCGCGCCTTGTCCGACCCCACGCGCCGCCACGTGCTGGAGCGCCTGGGGAGGAGTCCGGCCTCGGTGAGTGAGTTGGCAGAGCCATTTGACATGGCGTTGCCGTCGTTCGTGCAGCATCTGGGTGTGCTGGAATCGTGTGGCCTGGTGCGATCCAGGAAGGTGGGCCGTATCCGCACCTACCAGCTGGTGCCCGGAAAATTGCGTGTGGCCGAAGACTGGATGATGAAACAACGCGCGCTCTGGGAGCGGCGCCTCGATCAGTTGGACACCTATCTCGTTGAACTCAAGGAGCAACAGCCATGACGTCACCTCTCTTTGTCGTTGATCCAGCGCTTGACCTGGTTCTCGACCGTTTCGTCGACGTGCCACGCGAATTGGTGTGGAAGGCCTGGACGGTTCCCGAGCACGTCTGCAAGTGGTTCACGCCGGCGCCGTGGACAACCGTCGAATGCGAAATCGACCTGAGACCGGGCGGGGCCTTCAACACGGTGTTTCAATCTCCAGACGGGCAGCGGTTCCCCAATATCGGATGCTATCTTGAAGTGGTGCCCAATGAACGGCTGGTGTTCACTGATGCATTGCTGCCGGGCTTTCGCCCCGCCGAGAACCCGTTCATGGTTGGCATCATTTCACTGGAATCGCACGGGACGGGAACGCGATACGTCGCCATGGCGCGACATCGCGACGTCGCAACCCGCGCGAAGCACGAGGAGATGGGATTTCACAAGGGCTGGGGAACGGCGCTGGACCAGTTGGTCGCGTACACCAAGACCTGGTGAATCGGCCGACGCCGAAGCGCCCCCGTTCCCCAAACCACATGACGCATTCTCCGGCCACCACCATGTCGCGCCTCAGCGTCGCCGTCTTCATTTTTGACGATGTCGAAGTCCTCGATTTTGCCGGACCATTTGAAGTATTCTCCCGAACGCGCCTGACGGCGGGGGTCGAATCCCGCCGCAACGACGAGACGGCGCCATTCTATGTGTTCACCGTCGCAGAACACGCCGAGAATGTCACCGCCACCGGCGGCGCTCCGCAGGTGGTGCCGCACTTCGACCTCGCGCATGCGCCGCCTATCAGACGTCCTGGTCGTGCCGGGAGGATTCGGCACGCGCCGACTGCTGGAGCATGCTCCGGTGCTTGAATGGATCGCTACGGTTGCGTCAGGTGCGCAGTTGGTGACCTCGGTGTGCACAGGCGCATTGCTCCTGGCGCGCACGGGATTGTTGCGGGGGAAGCACGCCACCACGCATTGGGGCGCGCTCGACCTGCTCGCGTCGCTGGATCACACAATGCTGGTCGACCGCGAGCGCCGCGTCGTCGGCGACGGGCCTGTGACGTCAGCGGGCGTATCGGCCGGTATTGACATGGCGCTGTCGGTGGTCGAGTCCCTTCATGGGCGGACCGTCGCTGACGAAACCGCCCACTATATCGAGTTTCCGAGCCCCTTGATCGGAGAGCGACGTTAGTTCCAGCTCAGCCCGCGCAACTGGTCGAGATTGATGTTGCCGCCGGACATCACGGCGGCAACCCGGGAGCCCGCCGGCATCTTCACCAGCCCGTGCATGAGGGCCGCGACCGGTGCGGCCGCCGCCCCTTCAATCACCAGCTTCGACCGCTCCATCACCCACAGCATGGCCTCAAAAATCTCCGTGTCCGGCAGCGTGACAATCTCATCCACATAGCGCTGCACGACAGAGAAGTTCAGCGCGCCCACGCGCCGCACACGCAGGCCATCGATCACCGTGCGGCAATCGATCGTTTGCAGGCTGCCCGCTTCGAGGCTGGCCTGCATCGCGGGTCCGTCGGACGACTCCACACCGATCACGCGAATCTTCGGATTGTGGGCCTTCACCGCCATGGATACACCGGCAATGAGACCGCCGCCGCCAATGGGCACGACCACGGCATCGACGTCGGGCCAATCCTGCACGATCTCCAGGCCGAGTGTCCCCTGTCCGGCAATGATGTCGGCGTCGTCAAACGGGTGGACGTACAGCAGCCCTTCGTCACGCACCAGTTCCTGCGCTTTCTCATTGGCTTCATCCCAGATGCTGCCGTGCAGCACCACCTCACCACCATACGCCTTGGTCGCGGCGATTTTGGCGGGAGTGGCGTTGGTGGCCATGCAGATCACGGCGCGAATGCCGTAGATGCGGGCCGCCAGCGCCACGCCCTGCGCGTGATTGCCCGCCGATGAGCAGACGACGCCGCGGCGTTTCTGCTCTTCGGACAGCTGGGCGAACTTGTTGAGCGGACCGCGGATTTTGTACGACCCCACGGTCTGGAAATTCTCCGCCTTGAGGCGCGTCTCGAAGCCGGTGATTTCGCTGAGCTGGCGCGATGGCAGCAGCGGGGTGTGTTTGATGTGCGCGGCAATTCGTGCGCGCGCGTCGACAAAATCGCGGAGCGTCAGCGTCAGCATGGCAAACGGGGGGAGTTAGAGTGACCGACCGGAGCAATATGCCATGGCCGGCACGCCACAGCGAGGCGCGACTACGCGACTGACAGGATGCCGGCGGCCTCGTCGGCCAGATGCTGCACACACGTTTCCATCTCCGCCATGCGGGTTCGGAAACTCAGCACACACACGCGCGCCAGGTACCGGCCATCCACGGTGCACCCGGTGATCATCACCTTGCCGCGAGCGGTCACGCGCTGGACCAGAGTTTCGGTGGCGACGTTGCGCGCGGCTTGCGTGGTGAGCGTTGGCCCTTCGAGATGAAAGGCGAAGAGCGACAGCTGCGGCGCCGCGTCCATCACGATGCCGGGAATTCGCGTTACCCGCTCTGC from the Gemmatimonadaceae bacterium genome contains:
- a CDS encoding altronate dehydratase; the protein is MFANAQFPLVTPRRLLRIHPDDTVLVALSDLAADTTVAHETGSLTLITAVPAKHKVALRHLAVGDPIVMYGVLVGRATQPIPLGAALTTANVRHDAAAIDLTVPVARPWRAPDTSRFTTRSFDGYHRADGRIGTRNLWLVLPLVFCENRNVRALQEAFDRELGYGQPEVHRQAVREMVARYQRGETLDPPPADARALGAEAMRVFPNLDGIRFLTHEGGCGGTRQDTRALCGLLAGYLVHPNVAGATVLSLGCQHAQVEILREEIARRDPLFEKPLFTFEQQRMGTEDALMRAAIHETFTGLAEANRARRAPAPLSALSVGLKCGGSDGFSGISANPGIGYTSDLLCALGGTTLLAEFPELLGSEQDLIERCTRPELAARFATLMRAYDAQAHAVGSGFEMNPSPGNIRDGLLTDAMKSAGAAKKGGSSPVTDVLDYPERATTPGLNLLCTPGNDVECTTAQASAGANIILFTTGLGTPTGNPVAPVLKLATNTSLARRMPDTVDIDCGAVVSGEATLEQMGERILDLVIETASGRYLTAAERLGQWDFIPWKRGVSL
- a CDS encoding helix-turn-helix transcriptional regulator encodes the protein MRLATEPIDNVFRALSDPTRRHVLERLGRSPASVSELAEPFDMALPSFVQHLGVLESCGLVRSRKVGRIRTYQLVPGKLRVAEDWMMKQRALWERRLDQLDTYLVELKEQQP
- a CDS encoding SRPBCC family protein, which encodes MTSPLFVVDPALDLVLDRFVDVPRELVWKAWTVPEHVCKWFTPAPWTTVECEIDLRPGGAFNTVFQSPDGQRFPNIGCYLEVVPNERLVFTDALLPGFRPAENPFMVGIISLESHGTGTRYVAMARHRDVATRAKHEEMGFHKGWGTALDQLVAYTKTW
- the ilvA gene encoding threonine ammonia-lyase, which translates into the protein MLTLTLRDFVDARARIAAHIKHTPLLPSRQLSEITGFETRLKAENFQTVGSYKIRGPLNKFAQLSEEQKRRGVVCSSAGNHAQGVALAARIYGIRAVICMATNATPAKIAATKAYGGEVVLHGSIWDEANEKAQELVRDEGLLYVHPFDDADIIAGQGTLGLEIVQDWPDVDAVVVPIGGGGLIAGVSMAVKAHNPKIRVIGVESSDGPAMQASLEAGSLQTIDCRTVIDGLRVRRVGALNFSVVQRYVDEIVTLPDTEIFEAMLWVMERSKLVIEGAAAAPVAALMHGLVKMPAGSRVAAVMSGGNINLDQLRGLSWN